The genomic region CCACGCCGCTCGAGCACGACGCCTACGTCTGGCAGCGGCGCTGGACCGGCGCGGTCCGGGCCGCGGTCGCCGGCGCGCCGGCCGAGCTCGACGCGCTGCGGGTGCTGACCGTCGAGGTCGAGGCCGATCGCGCGGTCTGGCCCGAGGTCGACGTCGCGGCGCTGGTGGCGTCGGCGCGCCCGGTGACCGCGGTGGTCCGGATCGCCGGCGCGCGCCTGCCCGAGCAGGTGCCGATGGCCGCGGTGCTGGCCCGGGTCGAGGCCTGGCGCGCCGCCGGGGTCGCGGTCGCCGGCGTCGAGATCGATCACGACTGCGCCAGCGCGGCCCTGCCGGCGTACGCGCGCTGGCTCGCGGCCAACCGGCCGCCGGCGCCGCTGCGGTTCTCGATCACCGCGCTGCCGGCCTGGGCCGACTGCCGGGCGGTGGCCGCGGTGGCCGCCGCCGTCGACGAGGTCGTCGTGCAGGTCCACACGGTCCGGGCCCCGGTCCTGTTCGATCTCCCGGCGGCCCGATCGGCGCTGGCGCGGTTCGCCGCGGTGGTGCCCGCGGCGTCGCTGCGGGTGGCGCTGCCGACCTACGACGCGATGATCGACGGCGCGCTCGCGCGCTCGCGCCCGACCGAGGTCGCGGCGTTCGTGCGCTGGCTCGAGCGCGGCGGCGGGCCGCCGGTCCGCGGCGTGGTCTGGTTCCGGCTGCCGGTCGAGGGCGACGCCCGGGCCTGGCCGACCGCGACCCTGGTGGCGGTGATCCGCGCCGCGCCGCTGCGCGCCGAGGTCGCCGCCGACGTGATCGCCACCGGGCCCGGGCGCTTCGATCTGGTGCTGCGCAACGCCGGCAACGTGCCGGCGCCGTGGCCCGCGCTCGCGCTGGGCGGCGGCGTCGACGGCGCCGAGCTGATCGGCGGCTACGTCGCGCGCGCGGACCGCCGCTTCAGCCCGCCGGCGCGCGACCTCGCGCCCGGCGCCACCACCGTCGTCGGCTGGGCGACGGGCAAGGACCTCACCCTCGATGCGCTCTGACACCCCTGGCTCACCTCGCTCGCTGAT from Myxococcales bacterium harbors:
- a CDS encoding DUF3142 domain-containing protein, with the protein product MRLGLAIIAAIGVAVVIGSGRSPAPPRARATPLEHDAYVWQRRWTGAVRAAVAGAPAELDALRVLTVEVEADRAVWPEVDVAALVASARPVTAVVRIAGARLPEQVPMAAVLARVEAWRAAGVAVAGVEIDHDCASAALPAYARWLAANRPPAPLRFSITALPAWADCRAVAAVAAAVDEVVVQVHTVRAPVLFDLPAARSALARFAAVVPAASLRVALPTYDAMIDGALARSRPTEVAAFVRWLERGGGPPVRGVVWFRLPVEGDARAWPTATLVAVIRAAPLRAEVAADVIATGPGRFDLVLRNAGNVPAPWPALALGGGVDGAELIGGYVARADRRFSPPARDLAPGATTVVGWATGKDLTLDAL